TTCAATCCGTTGCAGGAATTAGGTAACGTCATCGCGGTTTATAACGAGACCAACGCCTCGATGGAGAATTTCAGCAAGCTCATGGGTTCCGCCAGTGAGCCCACGCCCGCGCAGCCAAAAGTGATGGGCCTGATCGACAGCCTGCGTTTTTCAGGGATTTCGTTCAGGCACCTTTCTGCACAGACGCCTGCCGTAAAAAACATCTCCTTTGAAGCCAAAAGCGGCGAAACCATCGCATTTGTAGGGCCGTCGGGTAGTGGAAAGACCACCTTGGTGAAACTGCTCGTCGGGTTGTACAAACCCAATGAAGGCACAGTTTTTTACAATGAAAAAAACGCGAACGACATCAGCCTGAACGAACTCAGGCAGCAACTCGGATTTGTGACGCAGGATGCGCAGCTGTTTTCGGGAACCATTAAGGACAATTTATTGTTCGTGAAACCCGACGCCACAGATGAGGAATTGCACGACGTACTGCGTCAGGCTGCCTGCCACAATTTATTGAAAAGGGCGGAGAAGGGAATTTATACCACCATCGGAGAAGGCGGTATCAAGGTGTCAGGCGGCGAAAAACAACGGCTGTCGATTGCACGTGCCTTGCTGCGCCATCCGAGGCTGCTGCTGTTTGATGAAGCGACCTCGGCGCTCGATTCGATTACTGAAGAAGAGATTACACAAACGATCCGTGACATTTCGTCGAAACGCGACCAGATTACGGTATTGATTGCGCACCGTCTGTCAACCATCATGCATGCCGACAGGATTTATGTCCTGGAACAGGGCGCGATCATCGAACAGGGAAGGCACGCAGACCTGCTTGATGAGAAAGGATTGTATTACGCGATGTGGAGGCAGCAGATTGGGGAACGGAAGTAACCAGCCTACCGCGCCGTAAATCCAAATGCTATGGCTGATGCCAGCACATCGGCATTGATGTCTGCAAGCTTTTTAAATTTGATGCAATAGCCCGTGACGGTAGCTTTTCCCAGCAATGTCCCGTAAGTCTCTGCGAGATATTTGCGGTCTTCCAGCCCCATAAAGTAAATCGAGATCCCGGTCGAGTTCGCACTCAGGCCCACCTGGTAAAATGCACGGCTTTTCCCGTCAGCATAATGTATGGTGTAACAGCCGTAGCCGATGTTCGGATTTGAAACGACTTTACCCTTACTGTTTTTACCATCGAGAAACCAAAGCCTGCAACCGGGATTTATGTTCAGGATGCGTTCGTGTAATATGTGCATCCCGCTGCGTTTTGCTTCGGGCAGTCCGTCGATATACTCACGGATTTGTTGCTGGACATCCATAGCATAGGTTTGAGAACGGCAAGTTAGGCAAAAAGCCCACGCATCTGGCGTCGAGGCGTGTAAATTTATGCTGCCTGCGTATCGAAACAGCGCGGTCTTCGCGATAACGAAACAGTTACCGGACCATCGGCAGGCGCCTTAATTTTCTGGATGCCTAATTGCCCATTTATCTAATTAATTCCCTACTTTTGCGACGTTTTTTAAACGACAGCAACAACACAACAAACAACAACAAATGAATCAGGTAAAATATATTTTTGTTACGGGCGGCGTGACCTCTTCCCTCGGGAAAGGCATCATTGCGGCTTCGCTGGCAAAACTATTGCAGGCTCGCGGATACCGTACCACAATCCAAAAATTTGACCCTTATATCAATGTCGATCCGGGAACGCTCAACCCATATGAACACGGCGAATGTTTTGTCACTGATGACGGTGCGGAGACTGACCTTGACCTTGGCCATTATGAGCGGTTCCTGAATGTCCCCACCTCACAGGCCAACAATGTTACGACAGGCCGCGTTTACCTCTCGGTAATCGAAAAAGAACGCCGCGGCGAATTTCTCGGCAAGACCGTGCAGGTGGTGCCGCACATCACCAACGAAATCAAGGAGCGCATGCAGTTGCTGGGCAATTCAGGCGACTTTGACATCGTGATTACTGAAATAGGAGGTACGGTCGGTGATATCGAATCGTTGCCTTACATCGAATCGGTGCGTCAGCTCGTCTGGGAGCTTGGCGAAAACAACGGCATCGTCGTCCATCTTACACTCGTACCTTTCCTTGCCGCTGCCGGCGAACTCAAAACAAAACCCACCCAGCATTCGGTCAAGACGCTGATGGAAAGCGGAATCAAGGCCGATATCCTCGTATGCCGTACAGAACACGAATTGTCGGACGAACTGCGGCAGAAGCTTGCGCTGTTCTGCAATGTCAAACGTGAAGCGGTCATACAATCGATCGATGCGTCTACGATATACGAAGTGCCGAATCTGATGCTTGAAGAGGGGCTCGATGTGGTAGCGCTGAAAAGACTTTCGCTTCCGCAGAAAAACACGCCTGATCTTAAAAACTGGACCGTTTTCCTGCAAAGGCTCAAAAATCCGAAGCATGTGGTCAACATCGGCCTCATCGGGAAATACGTCGAATTGCAGGATTCTTATAAATCAATCCTCGAAGCCTTTATACACGCCGGCGCAGCCAATGAGACGAAAGTGAATGTAGTTTCGGTACACTCCGAATACATCGACGAGCACAACGTGGCCGGGAAATTTGAAGGCCTTGATGGCATTGTCGTGGCACCCGGTTTCGGCGAAAGGGGCATTGAGGGCAAAATTGAAGCCGTGCGCTATGCGCGTGAAAACAATATTCCTTTTTTCGGAATTTGCCTGGGCATGCAGATGGCCGTGATTGAGTATTCGAGGAATGTCCTCGGTTTAAAAGATGCCAATTCGACCGAAATGAATGTAGGTACGGCTCACCCGGTAATCGACTTAATGGAAGAGCAGAAAACCATCACCGACAAAGGCGGGACGATGCGCCTTGGCGCGTGGAAATGCGACATTACCCAAAATTCGCTCGCGCATTCGGTTTACGGCAAAACCAGTATCATGGAGCGCCACCGTCACCGTTATGAATTCAACGGCGATTATCTGGAAAAGCTGCAGGCGGCCGGACTGAAGCCATCCGGGGTCAATCCGGAAACCGGCCTTGTCGAAATTATTGAAATCGAAAAACACCCGTTTTTTATCGGGGTACAATACCATCCTGAATACAAAAGCACCGTTGCCAATCCGCATCCCTTATTTGTACATTTCGTAGCGGCGACGGTGAAAGCAAAGCAAAAATAATTATTAACACCCATAGCGCAGGCTATAAGACAAAATGGAAGAAAAGAAGTTAGACGTAAAATCAATTATCGGTTTTGTACTGATTTTTGTAGTATTTATGTGGATGATGCTGCCCAAGCAACTCACCAAAGAGGAACAGGCCGCCAAAGCAAAGAAAGAACAGGCCGCCAAAGCCGCTGCAGCTGCCTCGAAGACCGCCCCAACAAAAGTGATTACGGCACTGCCGGCTGATTCCACCGCAGGCGATTCTGCCCAACTGGCGAAACTTCGCAGCACTTTGGGTGATTTTGCCTATTCGGCGACCCTTCCGTCCGCAAAGGAAAATTTTACGACTATCGAAAACAAACTGGTCAGCCTGACCATTGCCAATAAGGGCGGTTACATCATCAATGCGAAACTGAAAGGGTATGAAAAAATCAGGAAAGGCTCGGGCGACCTTGTCGAACTGATCAAAGACAACAACGCCGGGCTCAACATCCGTCTGCAAACCCAGGACAACCGCGTCATCGACACCAGGAATATGTACTTTGAGCCGACGCTTACCAAATCCGGCGAGAATCAGATCCTGACGATGCGCCTCAAATCAGGACCTGATGCATTCCTCGAGTACCAGTATGTGCTCAAACCGGACAACTACATGCTGGATTTCAGCGTGCGTTCCCAGGGACTTGCCAAGGTGCTGAACACATCAAAACCGGCAGACCTCGAATGGAACCTGAAAAGCTACCGCAACGAGAAGAGCGCTACGTATGAGTCGCGTTACGCAGATTTAAGATATGAATATGAAGACGGTAAAAACGATTACCTCGGACAGGGCAAGGACAAGACGGAATCGGTAGAAAAGGTATCCTACATTGCCTTTAAGCAGCACTTTTTTACCTCGATATTGCTGACTGACAAGCCATTCGCCAAAGCCGAACTGTATTCCAACAACCTTGTTCATGATGAAAAGACCGACAGCACGTTCACCAAACAATTTCGTGCGACGGTGCCGCTCGCTTTCGAAAATGGGGAACTGGCCCAGAAAATGAATTGGTATTACGGTCCTACAGATTATAAGATCCTGAAGACCTACGACCGGAATATCGAGAAAATCGTCCCACTGGGATGGGGTATTTTCGGCTGGATCAACCGCTACCTTTTCATACCCGCTTATGATGTGCTGAGCCTGATCATGTCTCAGGGATTGGCGATTATATTCTTTACGATCCTGATCAAACTCCTGATGTCGCCGGTCACTTACAAATCATTCCTCTCACAGGCCAAAATGAAAGTACTGCGTCCCGAGATTGCTGAACTCAACGAAAAGTTCAAGAAAGACCCGATGAAGAAGCAACAGGAGACAATGAAATTGTACAGCAAGGCGGGTGTAAACCCGATGGCAGGCTGTATTCCCGCGCTGCTGCAGATGCCCGTATTCTATGCGTTATTCCAGTTTTTCCCATCGGCGTTGAGCCTCAGGCAGGAAGGATTCCTTTGGGCTACCGACCTTTCATCGTTTGACTCGGTTTACAAATTGCCGTTCTACATCCCGCTTTACGGAAACCACATCAGCCTGTTCCCGATACTCGCCTCGATCGCCATTTTCTTTTACATGAAAATGACTACGGGCGATCAGCAGGCATCGGCCCCGCAGCAGGAAGGCATGCCGGATATGGCTAAAATCATGAAGGTGATGATTTACATCTCGCCATTGATGATGCTTATTTTCTTCAACAATTACGCTTCAGGACTGAGTTTGTACTATTTCATTTCAAACCTGATCAGCGTCGGGATCATGTTGGTGATCAAGAATTATATCGTTGACAATGATAAGATCCACGCGCAGATTCAGGAGAACAAACTCAAAGAGCCTAAGAAACGAGGCCGTTTCCAGCAAAAACTTCAGGAGATGATGGAGCAGGCCGAAGCTGAGAAAGCCAAAAAGAAGTAAGCGCCAAGCCTGAAATACCAATCCGGAAAACTGAAAGTCAATACGCTTTCCGGTTTCCGGATTTTTTCGGCTTTTCAATTCCGTGACATACTATTTTTGCAACAAACAAGTTTTATGCCTAAATGAAATTACCAATGAAATACCTCCTTATCCTGTTTATCGGCTTCAGTGCGCTGGCCCAGACCAATATCAACCAAACGGATGCCAACGGAAAAAAACACGGCCTTTGGAAAGGCACTTACGACGAGTCTAAAAGGCCGCGCTACGAGGGCACTTTTGAACACGGCATTGAGACCGGCACGTTCAAATATTTCGACGATACGAAGGACGGGAAAGTAATCGCTACACGCACTTTCAGCGAAAATGGCAAGGTAGCCTACACCACGCTTTACGACCGCAAGGGCTTTGTCGTCAGTGAAGGAAAAACGGTTGGCAAGCTTAACGAGGGCGAATGGAAGTACTATCAGGAAGAATCCAAAGACCTCATGACGCAGGAATTTTACACCAATGGCAAGCTCAACGGGGTGCGCAAAGTGTTTTTCCCAGGGGGAATCATCGCCGAGGAAACGACCTATAAAGATGGCGTCAGGAATGGCAGCTACAAAAAATATACCGAGAAGGGTGCGGTGCTTGAAGAGTCAAATTTCAAAAACGGCGGCTATGACGGCATGGCCATTTTCCGGGATGGCGGCGGCGCCATCATCTCGAAGGGACCTTTCGTAAACGGACAGAAAAAGGGCACCTGGGAATTTTATAAGGACGGCAAACTCAAGGAAAAGAAAAAATTCCCGGAGCGCGTCAAATTCGCTAAAACTGTAAAAAAACAAGAGTAAACTATAACCCGGTATCTTACAGATTGGACTAGTTTTATATTTGTTAAATACCACACCATGAGCTTACTCGAATTAGGCGGCAGGTTTACACTGTTGGTCGCTTCAGTCCTGATCCTTTATTTTTTTTCCAACCGGAACAAAGCCGAAACCATCCATCCGCTGTACATGATTGTCGGGCTTTGCACGTTTTCACTGTGTTACCTTTTCACCAAAATTGATATTGGCGTCGGCATCGGATTTGGGCTGTTTGCCATCTTTTCCGTGCTTCGCTTCCGCGCGAAAGCGTTCACAATCAACGGGATCATATTTCTTTTTACGTCCCTTACCTTATCGATACTGGATGTGATGTATCCGGTCGAGAAATACGAAATCCTGATCCTGTTCCAATCAGCCATCATCCTGTTTTTTATAATGGCATCAATGGTTTTGTTTGATAAAATCTCTCAGTTCAGCAACCATTGCGACCTGATAATCCCATACGAAACCGGTTTCAGCCCCGAAGACAGCCACATCCGCCGGACCATCCGCGAGAAGATGGATATCGACAAGTTCCATTTTGAAGTCGTGTCCGTCAATACCGTCGACAGCGAGGTGATGATCAAGGTGTATTATTGACCGCTATCAGTTTGCATTACGCTGCCATAATTTTAACCAATCACATGATGAAAGGCAACTGACAATTTTGCGTAAATTTGCGGCAGAATATTTTTGCTATGAAAAGAGTGGTCGTCGGACTTTCAGGTGGTGTGGATTCCAGCGTTGCAGCCTATTTGCTGCAGCAGCAGGGATACGAGGTAATTGGATTGTTTATGAAAAACTGGCACGATGATTCGGTCACGATTTCCAATGAATGTCCGTGGCTGGAGGACAGCAACGATGCGCTGCTGGTTGCCGAAAAGCTCGGAATCCCTTTCCAGACTGTCGATTTGAGTGAACAGTACAAGGAAAAGATCGTGGACTATATGTTCTCCGAATATGAAAAAGGCCGCACGCCGAATCCGGATGTGCTCTGCAACCGCGAAATCAAGTTTGACGTATTCATGAAGATTGCCCTGAGCCTTGGCGCTGATTACGTAGCCACAGGCCATTATTGCCGCAAAGCCGAAACACAGGAAGGCGGAAAGACCATCTACCGATTGCTTTCAGGAATCGACAGTAATAAGGACCAATCGTACTTTTTATGCCAGCTCTCGCAGGAGCAGCTCTCCAAGGCGCTGTTCCCGATTGGCGCACTGACCAAACCCGAAGTACGCAGGATAGCGTCCGAAATGGATCTCGTCACCGCAGAAAAGAGGGATTCTCAAGGCCTGTGTTTTATAGGCAAGGTGCGCCTGCCGGAATTCTTACAGCAAAAACTGCAACCCAAAGAAGGCCTGATCATACAGGTAGATAAAGACGATCCGATATTCGACCAAACCAAACCGGAGACCACCTCAGAATTGGATTTGCTCGCCTTTGAAGCAGCCAGGCTCCCGTTTGCCGACGCCAAAGGGAAGGTCGTTGGCAAGCACCAGGGCGCCCACTATTTTACAAATGGCCAGCGGAAAGGACTCGGCGTGGGCGGTACGGCCGAGCCATTGTTCATCGTCGCCACCGATGTGGAACGGAACATTGTATATACCGGGATGGGCAGCGAACATCCGGGACTGTTTAGGAAAGCATTGTTCGTGCAATCGTCCGAAGTGCACTGGATCCGCGAAGATCTTGCCTTAAAGCCTGGTGAAAAACGGGAAACGATGGCACGCATCCGTTACCGGCAGCCATTGCAAAAAGCGACCTTGCACCAGTTCGGGCACGGCTTGTACGTGTCATTCGCGGAAGCGCAATCGGCCATCACCGAAGGGCAGTTCGTCGCGTGGTATGATGGCGAGGAATTGGTCGGTTCGGGAGTGATTTCATAAGCTGCAGCCAGGCCAATACCTCCGCAAATTTTTGTCACTTTTTCGGAACAGTGCGGTATAAGTATTTAAACGCATTCATCACCGCCTGGTGCATAATGGTCGCGTGGTTCTCTTCGGGCAGGTAATCGAAATAGATATCTGCACCTTCGGTACCCGACTTTTTAAGCTTTTCCGACAGCACGTTCGCGTCGACTTCCATGACCCGCGGAGTCGCTGTCGGGGTGAGTCCTTCCTTGCCGACGGCGAGATAAACAGCGACATCCCGCAGGTTTGGCGTCTGTTCATTCAGTAATGAGCCGTTGTCCCACCATAGGCTGGGGCTTATAATGATGTATCGGTTAAACAGCTGCGTTTTTTTGAACAGGATTTCGGTTGCCAGTAAACCGCCAAGCGATTGCCCGATAATCGTCCTTTCCGTACCCGCATGGTATTTTTTCTCAATATAGGGCTGCAGCTCTTTTTCTATAAACGCCATAAACCGGTCAGAGTGGCCTGTTGTCGGGTATTTTTTCCTGTCTTCCGCTACGGTGGTCGGGAAAGTGAAATCCCGCTGTCGGTCAACCGATGCAATCCCTACGACAATCGACTTTGGAACCAGGTTGATCCAGTCAAAATTATAAAACTGCAACAGGCCCACCACATGGATAAAATCCTCATCAGCCGAACCGTCCAGCAGATAGATCACCGGATATTTCGTCCCGTTGTCAGGATCGTAGCCTTCGGGCAGGTAAATGTTGAGTATGCGGTTTTCGTTGAGTTGGGCTGAATGGTATTCGTCGACAACGCCCAGTACAAAAGGTTTTGCCTCCGTCGTGCCGTTGCTTTTTTTATTTTGTGCGGCAACCGGCTGCGTCAACATAAACACGATACATAAATACAGGACTGCTCTTATTTTCATAACGGAATGCGGTGTTTGTTTCACCCGCCATTGAAGTCCGCGGGTGAGTCTTTAAAACGAAGTTAGGGAAAAAGAGGCGCTGTCACAACTTACGCACCCATTGTTGTGAATCAGGAGTCAGGATCAGGAATGTTACGTGACAAGAAAACCAACTGTCTTTTTCCACATTTTGCCCATAAAGCGCCCCGTTCAGAGCCTGCTTTCAAATCCTCAAGAGTTCTTACAGCCACATTTTTCGTAACCAGGTTGGGATATTCGATCTGTTTCGCATCACGGTGGTAAAAGGTCTTAAATGCGTCTTCACTGCGCCGCTCGGACATCATCATGAGAACCGCAGCTACGGTTTTTTCGTTTTCGTTTATAGGTGGATTGTGTTTTGAAATTTTCGTTGGTTTGGCGGCATCAGGTAAGTTACGGCTTTGAAACTGCCTGAAATGTTATAGCGTCCGGCGGTTTCACGTCAGTTGCGGCTTTTGTAGCTTACTGCTTTATTCCAAACTTGCTATCAATGTAGTCAATAATAATTGTCTTATTCTCAAACAGCAAAGGGCCAATTAGTCCTATAATTTTTTCCTCTTTATTGAACTGAACATCTTCATCAGTATCCGTAAATTGAGCATTGGTGATTTTCATATCCTTTTCATTAAAAAATATTGGATTACGGAGTCGCTTTGTTTGAATAGTTATCTTATCGCCCCAGGTATTACCATCAAGTAGTTTTTCAGCTGGTTCATTAGCATCGGTAAACTTTAGTATCGTTTCTTTATCGAGCAATAAATCTCCCATACAATTTCCAGTATCGAACAGCACAAATTCGGTTTTGTCTCCGATTTTAATAGGGATTTTTATTCTTCCCTTTCGAATAGTAGCATCTACATAATCTGCTTTCTTGTATTTTTTCGGTAGTTTAGTGTACATTCTTAGGCGATTATTTTTGAAATCAATGACCAAATAACTGTTTTGAAATAAATCAGGAGCTATTGTCCCTACTAATTTTTGAGATTGCGAATTTATTGAGTCCAGTTGATAAGTGTCTCCATAATTGGGTACTAATGCAATATTTCTGTTTGGAAATGAACTTTTGTCTAATTGAATGTCTATGTCTTTTAGAAAAAAGCTTTTTCTCCCATTTAGATAATATGGAGTCATGGTTGTATCTAACTTTTCCATGATCTCAGGATAATCGTTAGTAAACGGTTTAAAAGAATTTTCATATAACAAAGTAGTCGTAGCACCTAAATCGAATTGCGCACAAAAATTATAGGTCATATTTTCTACTTTTAGAGGAATACTCATCGCCACTTTATCAAAATGTTTTCCATAAATAGTTTCACCATGCCAATCAAAATGTATCCATTGAGAGTTAGTTTGACCAAATAAACACGAAATATTTAGACTGACTAAAAAAATAATGGGTAATAATTTTTGTTTCATAAAGTTTTTATTTTCTTTTTAAGTTAAAGCTAACACCCAAATATACCCAAACTTTTCCTACACAATTCCAAGTTCTAAACAAAACCGACAACAAACACCAATCACCGAAAATCTACAGCTACTCCCTGCAAAAACGTACCCACACCTAACACATACCATTTCGTCCCCGCCATCGACCTTCGCGCCCTGACCATTGACGTTCGCGTCCCCGCCATCAACCTTCGCGTCCTCACCATCGACGTTCGCGTCCTTGCCATCGACGTTCGCGCCTCGACCATCGACGTTCGCGCCCTGACCATCAACCTTCGCGTACTCGCCATCGACGTTCGCGCCTCAGCCATCAACCTTCGCGTCCCCACCATCGACGTTCGCGCCATGACCATTGACGTTCGCGTGCTCACCATCGACGTTCGCGCGCTGGTCATCGGATAGGCTGCGGAGGTATAGAAACGCTGCACATCACTATTGATATAAATTTTCAAAATATCATTCGTTTCAAAACATTATCGATGTTAAAAATGTTATAAAAATAAACTAATAACAAAAAATTAAGAAATAAACTGTTTATTTCGTCGCATGGTTCGCCGGAAGCGAGCCAATATTCCTAACCCTTAACACTTTATAAAGATGAATGGAAAGCAAAAAAACAAGCTCGCGTCGTACATCGTGACCGCAGCCATCGAAACCGAAGCCGATCCGGCAATCCTCGCCCAAATGCCCGATGCCCTGTTGCATCTCGCGGCCCTCAGGGCCGCCATTGCAAAAATCGAGCAGGCGTCTGCAGCACAGCTGCATTATGCCCAACGTGCCACCGGCAACAAGAACGAGGCGCGCCTCGCGCTCGAAGAGGCCGTGTTCAACGGTACCGCAGCACTCTGTGCGCTGTGCACCAGGCTGAAGGATGTGACCCTCGCGGAAGAATGGAACCTGAGTGTCAACACGCTTCAAAAGATGAGGGACCACAACCTGTTTGCCACCGCCACCAACCTCGTTACGGCAATGCAGCCCTACGCCACCGAGCTCGAGGCCTATGGGATCCCTAAAAACAGCAACTCCGCCTTCACGGATACCATCGCGCTTTTCGGCGCCCTGATGCCAAAGCCACGCGAGAACCAGCTCAGCGAAAAGGAAGCCTCACTGCAGCTGCTCGAAGGCTTCAACGACGCGCAGGCCGCCGCGACCGGGCTCGATACCCTCGCCAACATGCTGCGCAAGCGCGAACCGGCCTTCTACGCCGACTACCGCAACCGCCGCACCGCACTCAAAACCCCCGCCCGTCCGTATGCCGCCACGGGCAACGTGACCGACAACGCCGGCAATCCGCTGCGCTACGTCAGCGTCGCCATCGACGGCCTGCCGGACGCCGTCAGGACCACCAATAAAGGCAACTTCCGCTTCCAGACCCTCCCGGACGGCGTCCACACCCTGCACTTCCGCCTTCACGGCTACCAGGATCAGTCCCACGCCATCTCCGTAAACCAGCACCGCAGCGACCGCATGACTATCGAGCTCAGGGAATCATAATTGGCGGTCCGCTCAAGTCCCCCAATGCGCCGACCCCTACGGCGCTTTTTTTATGCCAATGTCCAAACTTACAAGCAGTAATATCAAGCATATTACCCGACTCCAATCATCACTGTGACCGCGACTTGAATATGTCACTCTGCCCTTCCGCTTCGAAGCGGGCACCTGCATTCCGAAGATTCCGTTAAAAAATCATAACTGTCTGAGCGCAGCGAGTTTTTTGATTTGCTTCGCCTGTTCGCGCTAATGCGCTCGGGTTAGGAATCGAGGAATAGCAGGTCGCTGACCCGAGGCCAGCGGCCGAACTGGGCGTAGCCAGAAGGGGTGAGGCTTGAATTTTTGCTTCTTTTGTGTCAAGACAAAAGAAGAAGATTAAACTTTTTCCCTAAATTTGAACTATCTTTTCAAATGCTATGAAAAAAGTTATCCTGATACTGTTCTTAACCCTGTCAACGGCACTGTCAGCACAACAGGACGCCTGGATATACTTCACCGACAAGCCCAACGCCGCCGGCTACCTCGCCAATCCCCTGAGCATGCTCACGCAAAGGTCCCTCGACCGCCGCGCCGCACAAAATATCGCACTCGACGTCAAAGACGTTCCCATCAGCCAGGATTACATCGATACGGTGTCGTCGACACCCGGCGTGACCGTCTACGCCAGATCGAAATGGCTCAACGCCGTACACGTCCGCGGCACAGTGGCCGACATTCAGTCATTGCTGGATTACACCTTCGTAAGTGCCATAGATTTCGCCGATGACACACTCGATGCCAATGGCAACCGGCCCGCCATGGCACACCGTCCGGCATCGTTTCTCAAG
The nucleotide sequence above comes from Flavobacterium magnum. Encoded proteins:
- a CDS encoding carboxypeptidase-like regulatory domain-containing protein encodes the protein MNGKQKNKLASYIVTAAIETEADPAILAQMPDALLHLAALRAAIAKIEQASAAQLHYAQRATGNKNEARLALEEAVFNGTAALCALCTRLKDVTLAEEWNLSVNTLQKMRDHNLFATATNLVTAMQPYATELEAYGIPKNSNSAFTDTIALFGALMPKPRENQLSEKEASLQLLEGFNDAQAAATGLDTLANMLRKREPAFYADYRNRRTALKTPARPYAATGNVTDNAGNPLRYVSVAIDGLPDAVRTTNKGNFRFQTLPDGVHTLHFRLHGYQDQSHAISVNQHRSDRMTIELRES